A genomic window from Vitis riparia cultivar Riparia Gloire de Montpellier isolate 1030 chromosome 18, EGFV_Vit.rip_1.0, whole genome shotgun sequence includes:
- the LOC117905806 gene encoding protein NLP6-like, giving the protein MTSQKINYAPEVDKVCKGLEAVNLKSSEILEHPKAQNQICNEGRQNALAEILEIFTVVCETYKLPLAQTWVPCSHRSVLAGSGGLRKSCFSFDGSCMSQVCMSTTDVAFYVVDAHMWGFREACAEHHLQKGQRVAGRAFESHNSCYCNNITQFCKTEYPLVHYACMFGLTCCFAICLQSTHTGNDDYILEFFLPPSIIDSGDQQTLLDSPLATMKQHFQSLRVASGKEFEEEEKSVEIIKLPMNEKLDSRLESIQISQSTPSLPGPDILPSRGEMQQLDSTKHQLMVEFDAIKDRGNVASGIIKFVSDNTAVEAMVFVVSFEKDYVATRLNFVTERFMGILRLSREAVKLLFVYLYSPRSS; this is encoded by the exons ATGACTTCACAGAAGATTAACTATGCACCCGAGGTTGATAAAGTCTGCAAAGGGCTTGAGGCAGTAAATCTCAAAAGTTCAGAAATATTGGAGCATCCAAAGGCACAGAACCAGATTTGCAATGAAGGTCGCCAGAATGCCTTGGCTGAAATCTTGGAGATATTTACAGTGGTATGTGAAACTTACAAATTACCTCTGGCTCAGAcctgggttccttgcagccatCGCAGTGTTCTAGCTGGTAGTGGTGGTTTGAGAAAGAGCTGCTTTAGCTTTGATGGAAGCTGCATGAGCCAAGTCTGCATGTCCACGACTGATGTAGCATTCTACGTTGTAGATGCTCACATGTGGGGTTTTAGGGAGGCCTGTGCTGAGCATCACTTACAAAAGGGACAGAGGGTTGCTGGGAGGGCATTTGAGTCCCATAACTCATGCTACTGCAACAATATTACCCAATTCTGCAAAACTGAGTACCCCTTAGTACACTATGCATGCATGTTTGGGCTGACTTGCTGTTTTGCAATCTGTTTGCAAAGTACTCACACTGGAAATGATGATTACATTCTAGAATTCTTTTTGCCCCCTAGTATCATAGACAGTGGAGACCAACAGACCTTGTTGGACTCCCCATTGGCAACAATGAAGCAGCATTTTCAGAGTCTTAGGGTTGCTTCTGGAAAAGAATTTGAAGAGGAGGAAAAATCTGTCGAAATTATCAAATTGCCTATGAATGAGAAGCTTGATTCCAGACTTGAATCTATTCAAATATCGCAATCTACTCCATCTCTACCTGGGCCTGATATCTTGCCAAGCAGGGGAGAGATGCAGCAGCTAGATTCCACGAAACATCAATTAATGGTGGAGTTTGATGCTATAAAGGATAGAGGGAATGTTGCAAGTGGTATCATCAAGTTTGTGAG TGACAACACAGCCGTGGAGGCAATGGTTTTTGTGGTGAGTTTCGAGAAGGATTATGTTGCGACTCGGCTGAATTTTGTGACCGAGAGGTTCATGGGTATACTGCGACTCTCTCGGGAAGCTGTTAAGCTGTTGTTTGTGTACTTGTACTCGCCGAGGTCATCTTGA